Proteins encoded within one genomic window of Saccharopolyspora pogona:
- a CDS encoding hydroxymethylglutaryl-CoA reductase, degradative — MPRTSRIQGLRDLSVEARRKFVAEAAGIDPASIAAFDPAHGLGTELAAHMIENVTGILGIPLGVATNFVINGTDVLVPMATEEASVVAAASNAAKIARVRGGFTTSSTPPVMQAQVQIVGVADPEAGRVRLLEARDELIALANDQDPKLVEFGGGVRDIAVRLVPSRAGTYVVAHLQVDVRDAMGANAVNTMAEAIAARAAEIARGSSLLRILTNKADLRLSRARAVFDADALGGAEVVDNIIHAAALAEADPYRAATHNKGIMNGITAVVLATGNDTRAVEAGAHSHAVSPAGLYTSLSRFEKDADGNVAGTLELPMPVGLVGGATKVHPAAQAAITLLGVRTAAGLAEIITAVGLAQNLAAIRALATEGIQRGHMSLHARNIASAVGATAEEVPAVVARLIADQKVRADHAEQVLAELRAGR; from the coding sequence ATGCCGCGCACCAGTCGTATCCAGGGTCTCCGGGACCTATCCGTCGAGGCCCGGCGCAAGTTCGTCGCCGAAGCCGCCGGCATCGACCCCGCGTCGATCGCCGCCTTCGACCCCGCGCACGGCCTCGGCACCGAACTGGCAGCCCACATGATCGAGAACGTGACCGGGATCCTGGGCATCCCGCTGGGTGTCGCGACGAACTTCGTGATCAACGGCACCGACGTGTTGGTGCCGATGGCGACCGAGGAAGCCTCCGTCGTCGCGGCGGCGAGCAACGCCGCCAAGATCGCGCGCGTGCGCGGCGGGTTCACCACGTCCTCGACCCCACCCGTCATGCAGGCCCAGGTCCAGATCGTCGGCGTCGCTGACCCCGAGGCCGGGCGAGTACGGCTGCTCGAAGCCCGCGACGAGCTGATCGCGCTCGCCAACGACCAGGACCCCAAGCTCGTCGAGTTCGGGGGCGGCGTCCGGGACATCGCTGTCCGGTTGGTCCCCTCGCGCGCCGGCACTTACGTGGTCGCGCACCTTCAGGTCGACGTTCGCGACGCCATGGGCGCCAACGCGGTCAACACGATGGCTGAGGCCATCGCCGCCCGGGCAGCCGAGATCGCGCGCGGGAGCAGCTTGCTGCGGATCCTCACCAACAAGGCCGATCTCCGGCTCTCCCGTGCCCGCGCGGTGTTCGACGCGGACGCGCTCGGCGGCGCCGAGGTCGTCGACAACATCATCCACGCCGCCGCCCTCGCCGAAGCCGACCCCTACCGGGCCGCCACTCACAACAAGGGGATCATGAACGGCATCACAGCCGTCGTGCTCGCCACCGGCAACGACACGCGCGCCGTCGAAGCCGGCGCCCACTCCCACGCCGTCTCGCCCGCCGGGCTCTACACCTCGTTGTCCCGCTTCGAAAAAGATGCCGACGGCAATGTCGCCGGCACCCTCGAGCTGCCCATGCCCGTCGGTCTCGTCGGTGGCGCCACCAAGGTCCACCCGGCCGCGCAGGCCGCGATCACCCTGCTCGGCGTCCGCACCGCCGCCGGACTCGCGGAGATCATCACCGCCGTCGGCCTCGCCCAGAACCTCGCCGCCATCCGAGCGCTGGCCACCGAAGGGATCCAGCGCGGCCACATGTCCCTGCACGCCCGCAACATCGCATCCGCCGTCGGCGCGACCGCCGAGGAGGTCCCGGCCGTCGTCGCCCGGCTCATCGCAGACCAGAAGGTCCGTGCCGACCACGCCGAGCAGGTCCTCGCCGAGCTCCGGGCCGGACGATGA
- a CDS encoding helix-turn-helix domain-containing protein produces the protein MTETLPGDVIVSLLQAASAEQEVDVDGLLTDVPLSEQDTTRIRYEIRRLRATSERWRRRGQELAALFSSARELAQLRDVDELLGRLVERAHDLVGTDVTYLSEFDAKSRELRVRTTLGTVAPSFLGLRVPPGAGLASQVVEGRRPYWTSKYAAMTEAPHDSAIDAAVAAEGLVSLLGVPLLAGDEVIGVLFAANRVEHAFSPEEISLLSAFADHAAIVLQTARLLARTQDSADDARRAYGELARHVEAMERASEVHSDLTNLVLQGGQAPDVATALGRALRCHVTLRDLEHLDGPVADAVDHSRHSGRCTPASDGTYAVAVLAGPTLLGALLLEQGEVEFGPVELRTAERAAQITALLNLKQDAMIEAEQRVRDDLLADMLSDAPDRRADIATRAHARGIRLDELRSVVVISVPAELRREAVRALRRTGGPVGEHADRVVAITSYPDPATASTLIHTMVRRTVRAPVLAVGAGIADATVDLRTQVDAASACVRILPALGLNDTAVTTDEYLPYTALFGPGEARVTTYVRRVIGPILDWDAKHAGKLLPTLAAYLGNRMSPVATARALHLHKNTVLQRLERTTELLGEDWQEPDRLFRITVAVRLATLAKSP, from the coding sequence GTGACGGAGACGCTCCCAGGCGACGTTATCGTCAGTCTGCTGCAGGCGGCTTCGGCTGAACAGGAAGTCGATGTGGACGGCCTGCTCACCGACGTGCCCCTGTCCGAACAGGACACCACGCGGATCCGCTACGAAATACGCCGCCTACGCGCCACCTCGGAGCGCTGGCGGCGCCGCGGTCAGGAACTCGCGGCGCTGTTCTCCTCCGCGCGCGAGCTTGCCCAGCTTCGGGACGTCGATGAACTGCTCGGTCGGCTCGTCGAACGAGCGCACGACCTCGTCGGCACGGACGTCACCTACCTGTCCGAGTTCGATGCGAAGAGCCGCGAACTCCGCGTGCGAACCACGCTCGGGACGGTCGCACCGTCGTTCCTCGGCTTGCGAGTGCCACCCGGCGCGGGCCTGGCCAGCCAGGTGGTCGAAGGACGCCGTCCCTACTGGACGTCCAAGTACGCCGCGATGACCGAGGCCCCGCACGACTCCGCGATCGACGCCGCCGTGGCCGCGGAAGGCCTCGTGTCCCTGCTCGGCGTCCCGCTACTGGCCGGCGACGAGGTGATCGGGGTGCTGTTCGCCGCCAACCGCGTCGAGCACGCTTTCTCCCCTGAGGAGATCTCCCTGCTGTCAGCCTTTGCCGACCACGCCGCCATCGTCCTGCAGACCGCTCGCCTGCTCGCCCGCACCCAGGACTCGGCCGACGACGCCCGCCGCGCCTACGGCGAGCTCGCCCGCCACGTCGAAGCGATGGAACGGGCCAGCGAGGTGCACAGCGACCTCACCAACCTCGTGCTTCAAGGCGGTCAAGCACCAGACGTCGCGACCGCGCTCGGTCGCGCCTTGCGCTGCCACGTCACGCTTCGCGACCTCGAACACCTCGACGGCCCCGTCGCCGACGCGGTCGACCACAGCCGCCACAGTGGTCGGTGCACGCCCGCGAGCGACGGCACGTACGCCGTCGCCGTCCTCGCCGGGCCGACCCTGCTGGGCGCGCTGCTGCTAGAACAGGGCGAGGTCGAGTTCGGCCCCGTCGAGCTGCGCACCGCCGAACGCGCCGCTCAGATCACCGCGCTGCTCAATCTCAAGCAGGACGCCATGATCGAGGCCGAGCAGCGCGTCCGCGACGACTTGCTGGCCGACATGCTCTCCGACGCCCCCGACCGCCGCGCCGACATCGCCACCCGCGCCCACGCACGGGGCATCCGGCTCGACGAGTTGCGGTCGGTGGTCGTGATCTCGGTGCCGGCCGAACTGCGCCGCGAGGCCGTCCGCGCCCTGCGCCGGACCGGCGGCCCGGTCGGCGAACATGCCGACCGAGTCGTGGCCATCACCTCGTATCCCGACCCAGCCACCGCGAGCACACTCATCCACACCATGGTGCGCCGCACCGTACGGGCACCAGTTCTGGCGGTCGGCGCAGGCATCGCCGACGCCACCGTCGACCTACGCACCCAGGTCGACGCGGCCTCGGCGTGCGTGCGGATCCTGCCCGCACTCGGGCTGAACGACACCGCCGTCACCACCGACGAGTACCTCCCGTACACGGCCCTGTTCGGCCCAGGGGAAGCGCGCGTGACGACGTACGTGCGGCGCGTCATCGGGCCCATCCTGGACTGGGACGCCAAACACGCGGGCAAGCTCCTGCCCACCCTCGCCGCCTACCTCGGCAACCGGATGAGCCCAGTCGCCACCGCCCGTGCGCTCCACCTGCACAAGAACACCGTCCTCCAACGCCTGGAACGCACGACCGAACTACTCGGCGAGGACTGGCAGGAGCCCGATCGGCTCTTCCGGATCACCGTCGCGGTCCGCCTCGCCACCCTGGCCAAAAGCCCATAG
- a CDS encoding hydantoinase/oxoprolinase family protein — MTLHVGIDVGGTFTDAVAVVDGHAIRGKAFSTKDVTTGILGALGVLRERAGMTEAEFFAAVDRFVLGNTIVTNAVDEQKYAAVGLLTTQGFRDTLRIARSARTDERDPHKMSAPPDIVERRRIVEVAERVDAHGTVLVPLTEDAIATAVDAVLATGAEAIAVCLLWSFRNAAHENAIGEYLHKHHPDIPYTLSSRLTPVYREYERMVTTALDAAVKPIVASHFDHLADELWSRGLRARVQIMQVHGGFLSVEETGKAPISMFNSGPVGGVTGARLLAKQLGRRRVLTADMGGTSLDAAAIIDDEFRLLPRAEIGGLPTSLTAVDIETIGAGGGSLAWVDGRNLLRVGPHSAGSVPGPACYGKGGAWPAVTDAALVLGLINPDYYLGGTVPLYEDQARAALRKHVAEPLGITEDAAAEGMYRLATSQMSNALRKITVNRGHDPREFTLVGFGGACGLFAASIAAEAGVREVVIPRDAAVFSAHGLMHADSVFSAVQTSPWTMDQPAAALDKEFAVLEERAQAWFEAEGIPEGRRELHREADMKFVGQIFEVTTRLAAGTFGEADKDALRAQFIADYEEEFGAGTAWTEAEILLVNSRVRAIGRSDVQTVEQVAGTGEERHELTRRDVIEPLTGERVEIDVHRGFGALGRATGPCLLEEPDTTVYVPTGATVELTDSGDFLLRLADR; from the coding sequence ATGACGCTTCACGTGGGCATCGACGTCGGTGGCACGTTCACCGACGCCGTGGCGGTCGTCGACGGGCACGCGATACGTGGCAAGGCGTTCTCGACCAAGGACGTGACCACAGGGATCCTCGGCGCGCTGGGCGTGCTGCGGGAGCGCGCAGGCATGACCGAGGCCGAGTTCTTCGCCGCGGTCGACCGATTCGTCCTGGGCAACACCATCGTCACGAACGCCGTGGATGAGCAGAAGTACGCCGCCGTAGGGCTGCTGACCACTCAGGGCTTCCGCGACACCCTGCGCATCGCCCGGTCGGCCCGCACAGACGAGCGCGACCCGCACAAGATGTCGGCGCCGCCAGACATCGTGGAGCGTCGCCGCATCGTCGAGGTCGCCGAGCGGGTCGACGCGCACGGCACCGTACTCGTCCCGCTCACCGAGGACGCGATCGCCACGGCCGTGGACGCGGTGCTGGCGACCGGCGCCGAGGCCATCGCGGTCTGCCTGCTGTGGTCGTTCCGCAATGCCGCCCACGAAAATGCGATCGGCGAGTACCTCCACAAGCATCACCCGGACATCCCGTACACGCTCTCCAGCAGGCTGACGCCGGTCTACCGCGAGTACGAGCGCATGGTCACCACCGCACTGGACGCCGCAGTGAAGCCGATCGTGGCGTCGCACTTCGACCACCTCGCCGACGAGCTGTGGAGCAGGGGGCTGCGAGCTCGGGTGCAGATCATGCAGGTGCACGGCGGGTTCCTGTCGGTGGAGGAGACCGGCAAGGCCCCGATCTCGATGTTCAACTCCGGTCCGGTCGGCGGAGTCACCGGCGCGCGGCTGCTGGCCAAGCAGCTCGGCCGCCGGCGGGTGCTGACCGCGGACATGGGCGGCACGAGCCTCGACGCGGCCGCCATCATCGACGACGAGTTCCGGCTGCTGCCCCGCGCCGAGATCGGCGGCCTGCCCACCAGCCTGACCGCCGTGGACATCGAGACCATCGGCGCCGGCGGCGGCAGCCTCGCCTGGGTGGACGGACGGAACCTGCTGCGCGTCGGCCCGCACAGCGCGGGCTCCGTGCCGGGCCCGGCATGTTACGGAAAGGGCGGCGCCTGGCCCGCGGTCACCGACGCCGCGCTCGTGCTCGGGCTGATCAACCCGGACTACTACCTCGGCGGCACCGTCCCCCTGTACGAGGACCAGGCGCGGGCTGCCCTGCGCAAGCACGTGGCCGAGCCGCTGGGCATCACCGAGGACGCGGCGGCCGAAGGCATGTACCGGCTGGCGACGTCGCAGATGTCCAACGCGCTGCGCAAGATCACCGTGAACCGCGGCCACGACCCGCGCGAATTCACCCTCGTCGGCTTCGGCGGCGCGTGCGGGCTGTTCGCGGCCAGCATCGCCGCCGAGGCCGGGGTCCGCGAGGTCGTGATCCCGCGCGACGCCGCGGTCTTCTCTGCGCACGGCCTCATGCACGCCGACTCGGTGTTCTCCGCGGTGCAAACGAGCCCGTGGACGATGGACCAGCCCGCGGCGGCGCTCGACAAGGAGTTCGCCGTCCTCGAGGAACGCGCACAAGCATGGTTCGAGGCCGAGGGGATCCCTGAGGGCCGACGCGAGCTGCACCGCGAGGCGGACATGAAGTTCGTGGGCCAGATCTTCGAGGTCACCACCCGCCTGGCGGCGGGCACCTTCGGCGAGGCGGACAAGGACGCGCTGCGCGCCCAGTTCATCGCCGACTACGAGGAAGAGTTCGGCGCCGGCACGGCCTGGACCGAGGCCGAGATCCTGCTGGTCAACTCGCGGGTCCGGGCCATCGGCCGCAGCGACGTGCAGACGGTGGAGCAGGTCGCGGGCACCGGCGAGGAGCGCCACGAGCTCACTCGCCGCGACGTGATCGAGCCGCTCACCGGCGAGCGCGTCGAGATCGACGTGCACCGCGGGTTCGGTGCGCTCGGCCGGGCGACCGGTCCGTGCCTGCTGGAGGAGCCCGACACCACGGTCTACGTGCCCACTGGCGCCACCGTCGAACTCACCGACAGCGGCGACTTCCTGCTGCGCCTCGCCGACCGCTGA
- a CDS encoding hydantoinase B/oxoprolinase family protein, with protein MTSTPRTLPDGFDPVTLEVIRMRLDSIVEEMGIAMIRSSGSPVITEAGDFNTALFDPTGRIYAYSDYVQFHIGSGSVAVQNLVKAIEGEPLAPGDAFICNDPHTAGASHPPDTNVISPIFHGDELIGWAQSQAHLVDVGGMTPGGFAPGAHDCYAEALRLPPGVKIFERGEPVEWVRRILLNNVRVPALFWNDVRSLVASNNTGIRRLLSTIEEFGIEQFRDYTRLSFELAEQVVRDRIARIPDGTYTAEEWTEHNGHVDELYRVACTMTKRDDQITFDFTGSSEQTDGFVNCSYGALVGSVATAIVPILAWDVPFNEGVMTAFDIVAEPGSIVNPRPPAPISNGHLTTGARVSRVVTKLMNDACRRSDDDTIRDRTQGVWGDSWTGGISAGTTDDGEYFVLFNMDGGGMGAGAQPDRDGLDCAGMMTQVNNMLPDVEMNEMLYPVLYLWKQLNTESAGHGAHRGGLGLRFAWTLHGAGEVTQTVFAPNAQVVADGFGGGLPGGGSGHEVWRQTDVARLLADGLVPAPDTLSAADRELLEINQQSVRVRAGDVFVQWIAGGGGYGDPLLRAPQLVAADVRDGYVTGETAQRTYGVIVTDDTVDEAATRRARTAMRQERLGSTPALQVPPNSPAGSSAPRRDADGWYVPASGARLGTGEDWRGEARKVTYVAAERLAEYGVRVRPRTEGRRVLIDEFYSPSCGTLLEACVRVDAAAS; from the coding sequence ATGACCAGCACCCCGCGCACGTTGCCCGACGGGTTCGACCCCGTCACCCTCGAAGTGATCCGCATGCGCCTGGACTCCATCGTGGAGGAGATGGGCATCGCGATGATCCGCTCGTCGGGCTCCCCGGTGATCACCGAGGCCGGTGATTTCAACACCGCACTGTTCGACCCCACGGGCCGCATCTACGCCTACTCGGACTATGTCCAGTTCCACATCGGCTCTGGCAGCGTCGCTGTGCAGAACCTGGTCAAGGCGATCGAGGGCGAGCCGCTCGCGCCCGGCGACGCGTTCATCTGCAACGACCCGCACACCGCGGGCGCGAGCCACCCGCCGGACACCAACGTGATCTCGCCGATCTTCCACGGCGACGAGCTGATCGGCTGGGCTCAGTCGCAAGCGCACCTGGTCGACGTCGGTGGCATGACGCCCGGCGGGTTCGCGCCCGGCGCCCACGACTGCTACGCCGAGGCGCTGCGGCTGCCGCCCGGCGTCAAGATCTTCGAGCGGGGCGAGCCCGTCGAGTGGGTGCGCCGGATCCTGCTCAACAACGTCCGCGTGCCCGCGCTGTTCTGGAACGACGTGCGCAGCCTGGTGGCGAGCAACAACACCGGTATCCGGCGTCTGCTGAGCACGATCGAGGAGTTCGGGATCGAGCAGTTCCGCGACTACACGAGGCTGTCGTTCGAGCTGGCCGAGCAGGTCGTGCGCGACCGGATTGCCCGCATCCCCGACGGCACCTACACCGCCGAGGAGTGGACCGAGCACAACGGACACGTCGACGAGCTGTACCGCGTCGCGTGCACCATGACCAAACGCGACGACCAGATCACCTTCGACTTCACCGGCTCCAGCGAGCAGACCGACGGTTTCGTCAACTGCAGCTACGGTGCGCTGGTCGGCAGCGTGGCGACCGCCATCGTGCCGATCCTCGCCTGGGACGTCCCGTTCAACGAAGGCGTCATGACCGCGTTCGACATCGTCGCCGAGCCGGGGTCGATCGTGAATCCCCGGCCCCCGGCACCGATCAGCAACGGGCACCTCACCACCGGCGCCCGGGTCAGCCGTGTCGTCACGAAGCTGATGAACGACGCCTGCCGTCGCAGCGACGACGACACCATCCGCGACCGAACCCAGGGCGTGTGGGGCGACTCGTGGACCGGCGGGATCTCCGCGGGCACCACCGATGACGGCGAGTACTTCGTGCTGTTCAACATGGACGGCGGTGGCATGGGCGCCGGCGCCCAGCCGGACCGCGACGGGCTCGACTGCGCGGGGATGATGACGCAGGTCAACAACATGCTGCCCGACGTCGAGATGAACGAGATGCTGTACCCGGTGCTCTACCTGTGGAAACAGCTCAACACCGAAAGCGCCGGGCACGGCGCCCACCGCGGCGGGCTGGGCCTGCGCTTCGCGTGGACGCTGCACGGCGCCGGGGAGGTCACGCAGACGGTGTTCGCCCCGAACGCCCAGGTCGTCGCCGACGGTTTCGGCGGCGGCTTGCCCGGCGGCGGCAGCGGCCACGAGGTCTGGCGCCAGACCGATGTCGCCCGGCTGCTCGCCGATGGCCTGGTGCCCGCCCCGGACACGCTAAGCGCGGCGGACCGGGAGTTGCTGGAGATCAACCAGCAGTCGGTCAGGGTCCGCGCCGGAGACGTGTTCGTGCAGTGGATCGCCGGTGGAGGCGGCTACGGCGACCCGCTGCTGCGCGCCCCGCAGCTCGTCGCCGCCGACGTCCGCGACGGCTACGTGACCGGCGAGACCGCGCAGCGCACCTACGGCGTGATCGTCACCGATGACACCGTCGACGAGGCGGCCACCCGGCGAGCCCGCACCGCGATGCGCCAGGAACGCCTCGGCAGCACCCCCGCCCTGCAGGTCCCGCCGAATTCGCCGGCCGGGTCCTCCGCGCCACGCCGCGACGCCGACGGCTGGTACGTGCCCGCCAGCGGCGCCCGCCTGGGCACCGGCGAAGACTGGCGCGGCGAGGCGCGGAAGGTCACCTACGTCGCCGCTGAGCGGTTGGCCGAGTACGGAGTCCGCGTCCGCCCGCGCACCGAGGGCCGCCGCGTGCTGATCGACGAGTTCTACAGCCCCTCGTGCGGCACCCTCCTGGAGGCCTGCGTTCGGGTGGATGCGGCCGCGAGCTGA
- a CDS encoding CaiB/BaiF CoA transferase family protein has product MTINDDTIVGMLPGGLSRGALRGIVVLDITRVVAGPFCSMLLADLGATVIKIENPKEPDYTRDFPPKLTSSSGEPGGPDEEFSAFFAQYNRNKFGLTIDLSTEDGKDLLKKLVRRADVLVENFRPGTMDKLGVGYDVLRGENPRLVYTAISGYGQTGPYRRRPAYDNSAQATGGLWSMNGFQDQPPARVGTIIGDLSATLYAVIGTLAALRHAEKTGEGQLVDVSQQDSVLSLTENAVVSYTVDGKIPGPLGNEHPFVKPYELYPCKDGFVFFGGYTDKFWRLSCHLFGQPELADDPEIDTMAKRFVPEVYERRVRTLLQKWFEDKTKTELEEIVGDAVPLSAIKNIGEVVEDPQIAARDMIVDVEYPEFGQLRMFGSPIKLTGTPTEPRGLAPKVGEHAGTVLRALADLDDERIAELREKGVI; this is encoded by the coding sequence ATGACCATCAACGACGACACGATCGTGGGCATGCTGCCTGGCGGGCTGTCCCGGGGCGCGCTGCGCGGCATCGTGGTCCTGGACATCACCCGGGTCGTGGCGGGCCCGTTCTGCTCGATGCTGCTGGCCGACCTCGGCGCGACCGTGATCAAGATCGAGAACCCGAAGGAACCGGACTACACCCGGGACTTCCCGCCGAAGCTGACCTCCTCGTCCGGTGAGCCGGGCGGACCGGACGAGGAGTTCAGCGCGTTCTTCGCGCAGTACAACCGGAACAAGTTCGGCCTCACCATCGATCTATCCACTGAGGACGGTAAGGACCTGCTCAAGAAGCTGGTGCGGCGCGCCGACGTCCTGGTCGAGAACTTCCGGCCGGGCACGATGGACAAGCTCGGCGTCGGTTACGACGTGCTGCGTGGGGAGAACCCGCGCCTGGTGTACACGGCGATCTCCGGCTACGGCCAGACCGGACCGTACCGGCGCCGGCCCGCTTACGACAACAGTGCGCAGGCCACCGGCGGCCTGTGGTCGATGAACGGGTTCCAGGACCAGCCACCCGCCCGCGTCGGCACCATCATTGGCGACCTGTCCGCGACGCTGTACGCCGTCATCGGCACCCTGGCCGCACTGCGGCACGCCGAAAAGACGGGCGAGGGACAGCTGGTCGATGTGTCCCAACAGGACTCGGTGCTCAGCCTCACGGAGAACGCTGTCGTGTCCTACACCGTCGACGGCAAGATCCCCGGACCGCTGGGCAACGAACATCCCTTCGTCAAGCCCTACGAGCTCTACCCGTGCAAGGACGGGTTCGTGTTCTTCGGCGGCTATACCGACAAGTTCTGGCGCCTGTCTTGCCACCTGTTCGGACAGCCCGAGCTCGCTGACGACCCCGAAATCGACACCATGGCGAAGCGATTCGTACCCGAGGTCTACGAACGACGGGTCCGGACGCTGCTGCAGAAGTGGTTCGAGGACAAGACGAAGACCGAGTTGGAGGAGATCGTCGGTGACGCCGTGCCGTTGAGCGCGATCAAGAACATCGGTGAGGTCGTCGAGGACCCGCAGATCGCCGCGCGCGACATGATCGTCGACGTCGAGTACCCCGAGTTCGGGCAGCTGCGCATGTTCGGCTCGCCCATCAAGCTCACCGGCACGCCCACTGAGCCACGTGGGCTCGCGCCGAAGGTCGGTGAGCACGCCGGCACGGTCTTGCGGGCACTCGCCGATCTCGACGACGAGCGCATCGCCGAGCTGCGCGAGAAGGGGGTGATCTGA
- a CDS encoding enoyl-CoA hydratase/isomerase family protein yields the protein MSGIALDRDGAVAIIRFNRPDKLNALTLAMYEELGAAFAEVRDDDSLAVAILTGSGDRAFCVGADLTESIPALSEGCFDISAWDAAHQKHTTLFKPVIAAINGLCLGGGFEIMLSTDIRISADTAEFGLPESGVGVVPAGGTLTRLTRQIPYVWAMELMLHGDRIPATQALRYGLLNDVVPAPELLEAALDRAHRLVGKSGTALATIKEAVLRLGDLPQDQAFHSEALYGQKAFTSPDAREGLSAFAERRPPDFPSRHGTKPHSYRDD from the coding sequence ATGAGCGGCATCGCCCTCGACCGCGATGGCGCGGTCGCGATCATCCGGTTCAACCGTCCGGACAAGCTCAACGCGCTCACACTCGCGATGTACGAAGAACTCGGTGCGGCCTTCGCCGAGGTCCGCGACGACGACTCACTCGCCGTCGCGATCCTCACCGGCAGCGGGGACCGCGCCTTCTGCGTCGGCGCCGACCTCACCGAGTCCATCCCCGCCCTGTCCGAAGGCTGTTTCGACATCTCGGCATGGGATGCCGCCCACCAGAAGCACACCACGCTGTTCAAGCCGGTGATCGCCGCCATCAACGGCCTGTGCCTCGGCGGCGGGTTCGAGATCATGCTGTCCACCGACATCCGCATTAGTGCTGACACCGCCGAGTTCGGGCTGCCCGAAAGCGGCGTCGGTGTCGTGCCCGCCGGCGGCACGCTCACCAGGCTGACGCGGCAGATCCCGTACGTCTGGGCGATGGAGCTGATGCTCCACGGTGACCGGATCCCGGCTACCCAAGCTCTGCGGTACGGCCTGCTCAACGACGTCGTCCCCGCGCCGGAGCTGCTCGAGGCCGCGCTCGACCGCGCTCACCGGCTGGTGGGCAAGAGCGGTACCGCGCTCGCGACGATCAAGGAGGCCGTCCTTCGCCTCGGCGACCTCCCGCAGGACCAGGCCTTCCACAGCGAAGCCCTCTACGGCCAGAAGGCCTTCACCTCACCCGACGCCCGCGAAGGCCTCAGCGCCTTCGCCGAACGCCGTCCGCCGGACTTCCCGTCCCGCCACGGCACGAAGCCCCACTCCTACCGAGATGATTGA
- a CDS encoding DUF397 domain-containing protein — protein MSSTQAAGLNRTANWRKSSRSANNAHCVEVAVMTRAVGVRDTKDRDGGTLLFTTEQWTSFTTSLKQD, from the coding sequence ATGAGCAGCACCCAAGCGGCCGGACTGAATCGAACCGCTAACTGGCGGAAGTCGAGCCGTAGCGCGAACAACGCCCACTGTGTGGAGGTCGCGGTGATGACGCGAGCGGTCGGCGTGCGAGACACCAAGGACCGCGACGGCGGCACGCTCCTGTTCACCACCGAGCAGTGGACATCGTTCACCACGAGCCTGAAGCAAGACTGA
- a CDS encoding helix-turn-helix domain-containing protein: protein MAPSSSTVANWALGLRLREKREDAGLTGGEAAKKIGIAGAYLSEVEHGKKNLSTDRLDALINVYGFEDGEADELRRFREQATERGWWTKYSTLFTNPDLIRFFGLEHGAERIHSYACNIVAGMLQTDEYARAIIESGSPNLRLAETDRRLRCRLFRQRRLTDDDPVQFCSIMSEAVIRQQIGGKCVLKGQLEHLATLIDERPETIEVRIVPFEAGAHDALGGSDFLLLGFPGEELPSVLWQESITSTVLTSDAVTIREYSIALAGATSVSISREESFELIRKASSKL, encoded by the coding sequence GTGGCGCCAAGCTCATCGACCGTCGCAAACTGGGCACTTGGCCTGCGGCTACGCGAAAAGCGGGAGGATGCCGGCCTCACCGGCGGCGAGGCCGCGAAGAAGATCGGTATCGCCGGTGCGTATCTGTCCGAAGTGGAGCACGGCAAGAAGAACCTGTCCACGGACCGGCTCGATGCACTGATCAACGTGTACGGGTTCGAGGACGGCGAAGCCGACGAACTGCGCAGGTTCCGTGAGCAAGCAACCGAACGAGGCTGGTGGACCAAGTACTCGACGCTGTTCACCAACCCGGACTTGATCCGCTTCTTCGGGCTGGAACACGGCGCGGAGCGCATCCATTCCTACGCGTGCAACATCGTTGCGGGAATGCTCCAGACAGACGAATACGCGCGGGCAATCATCGAGTCCGGCAGCCCCAACCTTCGCCTTGCGGAGACGGACAGGCGGCTGCGCTGCCGCCTGTTCCGGCAGCGCCGTCTGACCGATGACGATCCGGTGCAGTTCTGCTCGATCATGAGCGAAGCAGTGATCAGGCAGCAGATCGGTGGGAAGTGCGTCCTTAAAGGACAACTTGAGCACCTGGCGACACTCATCGACGAACGCCCCGAGACGATCGAGGTGCGAATCGTCCCGTTCGAAGCTGGCGCGCACGATGCCTTGGGTGGCTCGGACTTCCTACTGCTGGGGTTTCCCGGCGAGGAACTACCGAGCGTGCTCTGGCAAGAATCGATCACTTCCACGGTGCTCACCTCCGACGCCGTAACGATCCGCGAATACTCCATCGCGCTTGCTGGCGCGACGTCGGTCTCAATCAGCCGCGAAGAGTCGTTTGAGCTGATCAGAAAGGCTTCCAGCAAGCTGTAA
- a CDS encoding zinc finger protein translates to MHDMFQSAGLVAYWRPVDGVRHGLSPVELPYPGQERETLCGTTVIVVKTTAIDWLSPTCAACWDEARDRRDAAAREAGAQ, encoded by the coding sequence ATGCATGACATGTTTCAGTCAGCGGGGTTGGTGGCGTACTGGCGGCCGGTCGACGGTGTTCGGCATGGGTTGTCGCCGGTCGAACTCCCGTATCCCGGGCAGGAGCGGGAAACCCTGTGCGGCACGACGGTGATCGTCGTCAAGACGACCGCGATCGACTGGCTCTCCCCGACCTGCGCTGCTTGTTGGGACGAGGCCCGGGATCGCCGCGATGCGGCGGCACGAGAGGCAGGCGCGCAGTGA